Part of the Roseomonas sp. OT10 genome, GCGCCCGAACGGCAATGTCCTGCCCAACCCGCAGAACTACACGGACCAGAGCTTCCTGGCGAAGGTGGTCTGGCACCTGACGCCGATCGACACGCTGCGCCTGACCGGCGAGATCTTCCAGCGCGAGCTGGACACCACGCTGAACACGGACAGGCCCGGCTCGGCCGGCGCCTACGTCCTCGATTCCAGCGGCGACGACTACACCCGCCGCGCCCGCGTCAGCCTGGACTACACGCATGAGGGGCCGGTGCTCTTCGCCGACCGCGTGCAGGTCCGCGGCTGGTACGTGGACCTCGACCGCAGCGAGCGGACGGAGCAGTGGCGCTCCACCGCCACCAGCCTGGCCGCCGCGACGATCGGCGGGCCCAACCGCCTGCGGTTCACCAACAGCGGCTTCGACCAGAGCCTCTATGGCGGCGAGGTGCAGTTCGGCAACAGCTTCGAGCTGCTCGGCGGCCAGCACCGCCTCGTCTACGGCGCGACGCTGGAGCGCATCGAGACCTCCCGCCCGCGCGACCGCTTCGAGCAGAACCTGCTGACCGGCAGCGTCGCCACCACCGTCGCGGGCGAGACCTACCCGAACAAGAACTTCCCGGACACGACGACGACGCAGCTCGGCGTCTACGTGCAGGACGAGATCACGCTCGGCCGCTTCACCCTGGTCCCCGGCGTGCGCTTCGACAACTACCAGCTGCGCCCGCATCCGGACGCGGACTTCCTGCGCTCCTCGGGCAGCGGCACCGCCTCGCAGGTCAGCGACCTCGACGAGTTCGCCGTCTCGCCCAAGCTCGGCGCCATCGCCCGGCTGGACGACCGCCTCTCCGCCTATGGCCAGTACGCCCGCGGCTTCCGCGCACCGCCCTACGACACGACGAACTTCGGCTTCACCAACCGCGCCTTCGGCTACGAGATCCTGCCAGCGGCCAACCTCGATTCCGAGACCAGCGACGGCTTCGAGATCGGCCTGCGCGGCCGCTGGCCCGACCGCAGCAACTTCCAGGTCGCCGGCTACTACAACCTCTACCACGACTTCATCGACACCCGGGTGGTGGGCAATGCCGGCGGGCTGCAGCAGTTCCAGTACGTGAACGTCAGCAACGTCCACATCTACGGCGTCGAGGCGCGGGGCGAGTGGTACTTCCACCCCAACTGGGCGCTGCGGGGCAGCGCCGCCTATGCCCGCAGCGAGGACAAGGACACCGGCCGGCCGGTGGACAGCGTGGACCCCGCCCGCTTCGTCGCCGGCCTCGCCTGGGACTCCGGCTGGGGACTGGGGGCGGAGGTGAACCTGACCCATGCGCTGCGGCACAACCAGGTCAGCTCCCCCACCTACTTCCGCGCGCCCTCCTACACGGTGCTGGACATCGCCGCGCATTACGACCTGGGGAGGAACCTCTCCATCAATGCCGGCCTGTTCAACGTGACCAACGAGAAGTACTTCCTGACCCCCGACGTGGCCGGGGTTTCGGCCACCAGCGCCACCCGCGACCTCTACGCGCAGCCCGGGCGCTACGCCGCCGTCAACCTGGTGCTACGCTGGTAGCCATGTCTGAGGCCGAGGAGGGACCCGACGCGATGGACGACCTGCCCCACCGCCACGCTTCCTTGCTGCGCGAGCAGCCCCGCCTGCGGGCCCGGGACGCCGCCCGCGCCCTGGGCACGACCGAGGCGGCGCTGGTCGCCAGCGGTGCCACGGGGCCGGCGGCGCCGCTGCGCCCCGACTGGGCCGCGCTGATCGGCGCGCTGCCGAAGGTCGGCGGCATCATGGCGCTGACCCGCAACGAGCACGCGGTGCACGAGCGGCACGGCGCCTTCCGGGACGTCTCCTCCGGCCCCGGGCACATCCTGGTGCTGGGGCCGGACATCGACCTGCGCCTCTTCCCCGGCGGCTGGGCCTATGCCTATGCGCTGGGGGGCGAGCGGCCCTCGATCCAGATCTTCGACCGGGACGGGGAGGCGGTGCACAAGGTCTACGCCACCGGCGAGACGGACCGCGACGCCTGGGCCGCGCTGTGCCGCGACTTCGCCGCGCCGGCAGCCGGGCCCGGTGCCGCCCGGCCGCCCCTGGCCCCGGCCGTGCCGGAGCCGCCGCCGACGGAGACCCTGGTGGATGCCAAGGGGCTGCGCCAGGACTGGCTGGCGCTGCAGGACACGCACGACTTCGTCACGCTGCTGAAGCGGCACAAGGCGAGCCGCCGCCAGGCCTTCCGCCTGGCCGGCGACGACCTGGCCCGGCCGCTCGCCACCACCGCCGGATCCGCCACGCTGCGCCTCGCCGCCGCGCGCGAGGTGCCGGTGATGGTCTTCGTCGGCAACCGCCACGCCATCCAGATCCACACCGGCCCCGTCCACCGCCTGGTGGACGTGCCCGGCTGGTTCAACGTGCTCGACCCCGCCTTCAACCTGCACCTGCGCGAGGCGGGCGTGACCGAGGCCTGGCGCGTGGTGAAGCCCACCGTGGACGGCGTGGTCACCTCGATCGAGCTGCTGGACGAGGCGGGGCGTCCGGTCGCCCTGCTGTTCGGCGCCCGCAAGCCCGGCCAGCCGGAGCGCGAGGACTGGCGGGCGCTGGCCGCCGAGATCGCCGAGGGCGGCCCGGGCGGCGGCTCCCGCGCGGCGGTCGACGCGGCGGCGTGATGCGCCGGCGCGCCCTCCTCGCCGCCGCGGCCGCGTGGCCGGCCCTCCGCCCCGCGCCCGGGCGGGCGGCGGGCCCCTCGCGGATCGTCTGCGTCGGCGGGGCGCTGACCGAATGCGTCTTCGCGCTCGGCCAGGGGGACAAGGTGGTGGGGGTGGATTCGACCAGCCTCTTCCCCGCCGCCGCCCGCGCGCTGCCCAACATCGGCTACATGCGCGCCCTGCCGCCCGAGGGCGTGGTGTCCCTCCACCCCGACCTGCTGCTGCTCTCCGACGAGGCGGGGCCGCCCGGGGCGGTGGAGACGCTGCGCGCCGCCCATCTGTCGCTGCACTCCATCCCCGACCAGGCCGGGGGCGAGGCCGCGGTGGCCAAGCTGCGGGCGGTGGCCGGGGCGCTGGGCGTCTCGCCCGAGCCCGTGGCCGGTGCCCTGGCCGCCGACTGGGCGGCGATGGACGCGCCGATCGCCGCCCTGGCCGGCCGTCCCCGCGTGCTCTTCCTGCTGGCGGCCAGCAGCGGCGCGCCGCTGGCCGCCGGCCGCGGCACCCATGCCGAGGCGGCCATCGCCTCGGCCGGGGCGGTGAACGTGGTCGGGGGCTTCGCCGGCTACCGCCCGCTCTCGGCGGAGGCGGCGGCGACGCTGGCGCCCGACACGATCCTGCTGATGGACCACGCCCTGCAGGGTCTCGGCGGCCGCGAGGCGCTGCGCCGCATCCCCGCCGTCGCCGTCACCCCGGCCGGCGCGTCCGGCCGCATCCTGACCATGGACGGCGCCTACATGCTCGGCTTCGGGCCGCGCGCCGCCCATGCCCGCCGGGACCTCGCCCTGCTGCTCCATCCGGGCGCGACCCTGCCGGAGCTGCCCGACCGGCCCTGGCTGCGGGGATGATGCGCGGCGCCTCCCCGGCCCCCGGCGATGTCCGCCATCCTGCCCGCGGCCCCGCATCCCGTCCCGGCGTCCCGCCTGTCCGCGCCCTCGCCGCCGGCACGCCGCAGGCTGCGCGGGATGCCCGCCCTGCACCCGGGGCAGGCTCCGCCGGGCCGCGGACCCTCCGGCGCAGGGCGGCGGGGCCGGGCGGGGTCCCCGCCCGGCCCGCCGCCCCCGGGCCATGAGTGCCGCGCGCCTGACACCCCCCCGCGCCCGCGCGACGCTGATCGCGGCCGTGCTGCTGGTGGCCTCGCTGCTGGCGGCGGTGCTGTTCGGCCCGGCGCATGTCTCCGCGGCGGGGCTTCTCGCCGTCCTGCGGGATCTGCTGGGGCTGGGGGCCTTGCCGGCGGAGCATGCGCGCGACGCCGCGGTCCTGAACGTGGTGCGCGCCCCGCGGGCGGTGGTGGGCGCGCTGGTCGGGGCGGGCCTGGGCTGCGCCGGGGCGGTGCTGCAGGGGCTGTTCCGCAATCCGCTGGCCGATCCGGCGCTGATCGGCGTGTCCTCCGGCGCCGCGCTCTTCGCCGTGGGCGGCATCGTGCTGGGGCATGGGCTGGTCGGGCTGGCGGGCGGGGCCTTCGGCCTGTGGCTGCTGCCGGGGCTGGCCTTCCTGGGCGGGCTGGCGGCCACGCTGCTGATCGCGCGGCTGGCCACGCGCGGCGGCGCGGTGGGGGTCGGCACGCTGCTGCTGGCGGGGATCGGGGTGAACGCGCTCTGCGCCGCGGGGCTGGGGCTGTTCATCGCCATCGCCGACGACCGGCAGGCGCGGGACATCAACTTCTGGATGCTGGGCAGCCTGGCCGGGGCGCGCTGGCCGCAGGTGCCGGTGCTGCTGGTGCTGGTGCTGGGGCCCTGCCTGGGGATGCTGGGCCTGGCCCGGCCGCTGAACGCGCTGATGCTGGGCGAGCGCGAGGCCTTCCACCTCGGCGTGTCGGTGGAGCGGGCCAAGCGCGCCGCGATCCTGCTGGCGGCGCTGGCGGTCGCGGCGGCGGTGGCGTTCAGCGGGATGATCGGCTTCGTCGGGCTGGTGGTGCCGCATCTGGTGCGGATGACGGTGGGGCCGGACCACCGGGTGGTGCTGCCCTGCGCGGCGCTGCTGGGGGCGGCGCTGCTGGTGGCGGCCGACCTGGTGGCGCGCAGCCTGGTCGCCCCGTCCGAGCTGCCGATCGGCGTCATCACCGGGCTGGTGGGGGCGCCGTTCTTCCTCTGGCTGCTGCGGCACCGGCGGGTGGGCCCGTGATCGCGGCCGAGGGCATCGTGCTGGAGGCGGATGGGCGGCGGCTGCTCGACGGCGTCTCGGTGACGATGCGGCCGGGCGAGGTGCTGGCGGTGGTCGGCCCCAACGGCGCCGGGAAGTCCACCCTGCTGCACGTCCTGGCCGGCGACCTGCGCCCGGCGGCCGGCCGGGTCGCCCTGCAGGGCCGTGCCCTGCGCGACTGGACGGCGGGCGACCTGGCGCGGTGCCGGGCGGTGATGGGGCAGCAGGCGGCGCTGGCCTTCGACATGGCGGCGGAGGAGGTGGTGGCGCTGGGGCGCATGCCCTGGCAGGGGCTGCCGCCATCGGCCCGCGACGCGGCGGCGGTGCGGGACGCGCTGGAGCGGGCCGGGGTCTCGGACCTGGCGCGGCGCATCTATGCCACCCTGTCGGGCGGCGAGCGGCAGCGGGTCCAGCTCGCCCGCGCCCTGGCACAGCTGGACGGCGCGGCGCGCCCGGCGGCGCTGCTGCTGGACGAGCCGACCGCCAGCCTGGACGTGCGCCACCGCGCCGCGCTGCTGCGGACCCTGCGCGGACTGGCGGGGGAGGGGATGGCGGTGCTGGTGGTCCTGCACGACCTGCAGGAGACGGCCGCCTGCGCCGACCGGGTGCTGGTGCTGCATGACGGCCGCGCCGTCGCCTGCGGCCCCGTGGCGGAGGTGCTGGAGCCGGAGCGGCTGCATGCCGTCTACGGGCTGGGCTTCCGGCGGCAGGCGGATGGCAGCCTGGCGCCGGACTACTCGGGGGCGCTGGGCCGCTAGAGGCGAGGCGAGGCGAGGCGCGGTCCGGTCGGGACGGCGGCGTTCCGCCCCGGGACGCTGCTTTCAGGGCCGGCCCACGCCTCCGCGTGCGTCCGCTCCCGGCGGACGGCGCGAAGCCGGACGGGCCCCGGGGGAGGGGGCAGGCACCGGGCCTTCCGGACGCAGGGGTGGGGGCGGCGGGCGCAGGCGGCGGACGCACGGCAGGGCCGGCGCCAGCCCAGGTTGACCCCTCGTTGCGGCGCTGCGAAACACCCTGGCCTGCCGGGTCCCCGGGCGGCTTCCCACCACCCACGCGACAAGAGGGCGAACCAGGCCATGCGCGACAAGGGCGAGTATCTCTTCACCTCGGAATCCGTCTCCGAGGGCCACCCGGACAAGGTCGCCGACCGCATCAGCGACACGGTCCTCGACGCCTACCTGCGGGAGGACCCCTATGCCCGGGTCGCCTGCGAGACGATGGTGACGACGAACCGCATCATCCTGGCCGGCGAGACCCGCGGCCCCGGCAGCGTCACGCCGGAATACCTGATGCACCTCGCGCGGCTGGCGGTGCACGACATCGGCTACGACCAGGAGGGCTTCTCCTGGAAGAACGCGCATGTGGAATGCCACCTGCACGCCCAGTCGGCCCATATCGCCCAGGGCGTGGACGCGGCCGGCAACAAGGACGAGGGCGCCGGCGACCAGGGCATCATGTTCGGCTTCGCCTGCGACGAGACGCCGGAGCTGATGCCCGCTCCGCTCTACTACGCGCACCTGATCCTGCGCCGGATCAGCGAGCTGCGGCACAATGACGACAAGTCCGTGGCCGGGCTGCTGCCGGACGCGAAGTCCCAGGTCACGCTGCGCTACGTGGA contains:
- a CDS encoding FecCD family ABC transporter permease codes for the protein MSAARLTPPRARATLIAAVLLVASLLAAVLFGPAHVSAAGLLAVLRDLLGLGALPAEHARDAAVLNVVRAPRAVVGALVGAGLGCAGAVLQGLFRNPLADPALIGVSSGAALFAVGGIVLGHGLVGLAGGAFGLWLLPGLAFLGGLAATLLIARLATRGGAVGVGTLLLAGIGVNALCAAGLGLFIAIADDRQARDINFWMLGSLAGARWPQVPVLLVLVLGPCLGMLGLARPLNALMLGEREAFHLGVSVERAKRAAILLAALAVAAAVAFSGMIGFVGLVVPHLVRMTVGPDHRVVLPCAALLGAALLVAADLVARSLVAPSELPIGVITGLVGAPFFLWLLRHRRVGP
- a CDS encoding heme/hemin ABC transporter substrate-binding protein: MRRRALLAAAAAWPALRPAPGRAAGPSRIVCVGGALTECVFALGQGDKVVGVDSTSLFPAAARALPNIGYMRALPPEGVVSLHPDLLLLSDEAGPPGAVETLRAAHLSLHSIPDQAGGEAAVAKLRAVAGALGVSPEPVAGALAADWAAMDAPIAALAGRPRVLFLLAASSGAPLAAGRGTHAEAAIASAGAVNVVGGFAGYRPLSAEAAATLAPDTILLMDHALQGLGGREALRRIPAVAVTPAGASGRILTMDGAYMLGFGPRAAHARRDLALLLHPGATLPELPDRPWLRG
- a CDS encoding TonB-dependent hemoglobin/transferrin/lactoferrin family receptor — protein: MPLSRRPVRPAVLSLLLCPAAAWAQSAGSGDSVALPEMVVTGSREERAIEDVPATISVIDRQQLDRQNATTPRDAIRYEPGVSFGNQPARGGGTNFVIRGIGGNRVRVQVDGVRLPDFPESNIGAGNYTRDFVDLETIKRIEILRGPASALYGSDALGGVVAYVTKDPSDYLTEPGRNVAFGGRLGYSGADQSLYQSILGAARAGDVEALVQYGARVGHEVRPNGNVLPNPQNYTDQSFLAKVVWHLTPIDTLRLTGEIFQRELDTTLNTDRPGSAGAYVLDSSGDDYTRRARVSLDYTHEGPVLFADRVQVRGWYVDLDRSERTEQWRSTATSLAAATIGGPNRLRFTNSGFDQSLYGGEVQFGNSFELLGGQHRLVYGATLERIETSRPRDRFEQNLLTGSVATTVAGETYPNKNFPDTTTTQLGVYVQDEITLGRFTLVPGVRFDNYQLRPHPDADFLRSSGSGTASQVSDLDEFAVSPKLGAIARLDDRLSAYGQYARGFRAPPYDTTNFGFTNRAFGYEILPAANLDSETSDGFEIGLRGRWPDRSNFQVAGYYNLYHDFIDTRVVGNAGGLQQFQYVNVSNVHIYGVEARGEWYFHPNWALRGSAAYARSEDKDTGRPVDSVDPARFVAGLAWDSGWGLGAEVNLTHALRHNQVSSPTYFRAPSYTVLDIAAHYDLGRNLSINAGLFNVTNEKYFLTPDVAGVSATSATRDLYAQPGRYAAVNLVLRW
- a CDS encoding hemin-degrading factor, translated to MDDLPHRHASLLREQPRLRARDAARALGTTEAALVASGATGPAAPLRPDWAALIGALPKVGGIMALTRNEHAVHERHGAFRDVSSGPGHILVLGPDIDLRLFPGGWAYAYALGGERPSIQIFDRDGEAVHKVYATGETDRDAWAALCRDFAAPAAGPGAARPPLAPAVPEPPPTETLVDAKGLRQDWLALQDTHDFVTLLKRHKASRRQAFRLAGDDLARPLATTAGSATLRLAAAREVPVMVFVGNRHAIQIHTGPVHRLVDVPGWFNVLDPAFNLHLREAGVTEAWRVVKPTVDGVVTSIELLDEAGRPVALLFGARKPGQPEREDWRALAAEIAEGGPGGGSRAAVDAAA
- a CDS encoding heme ABC transporter ATP-binding protein, whose protein sequence is MIAAEGIVLEADGRRLLDGVSVTMRPGEVLAVVGPNGAGKSTLLHVLAGDLRPAAGRVALQGRALRDWTAGDLARCRAVMGQQAALAFDMAAEEVVALGRMPWQGLPPSARDAAAVRDALERAGVSDLARRIYATLSGGERQRVQLARALAQLDGAARPAALLLDEPTASLDVRHRAALLRTLRGLAGEGMAVLVVLHDLQETAACADRVLVLHDGRAVACGPVAEVLEPERLHAVYGLGFRRQADGSLAPDYSGALGR